The Sphingomonas sp. LY54 genome includes a region encoding these proteins:
- a CDS encoding type II toxin-antitoxin system HicA family toxin, translated as MGRLAGFSYREVTARLRKFGFEPRGKSKGSHEQWINRETRRITMVARHPGDIPEGTLRAILKQADIGVDEFLPLRAACPSGRLRLRAAPALFPIVRRT; from the coding sequence ATGGGCCGCCTCGCGGGCTTCAGCTATCGCGAAGTCACGGCCCGGCTCCGCAAGTTCGGTTTCGAGCCGAGAGGCAAATCGAAGGGAAGCCACGAGCAATGGATCAACCGGGAGACGCGCCGGATCACGATGGTCGCCCGCCATCCTGGTGACATCCCGGAGGGCACGCTTCGTGCCATTCTCAAGCAGGCCGACATCGGCGTCGACGAGTTCCTTCCGCTTAGAGCCGCTTGCCCGTCCGGGCGGCTCCGGCTAAGGGCCGCTCCGGCTCTTTTTCCAATTGTGAGACGCACATGA
- the efp gene encoding elongation factor P, with the protein MKISGVDIRPGNIIEYEGGIWRAVKIQHTQPGKGGAYMQVEMKNLIDGRKNNVRFRSAETVERVRLDTTDFQFLFRDGDQLTFMDKDTYEQITLPADLLGDAAAFLQDGMDVVMELYDEKPISVQLPDTIEATIVEADAVVKGQTASSSYKPAVLDNGVRVMVPPHISSGTRIVVDVYEQTYVRRAD; encoded by the coding sequence ATGAAGATCAGCGGCGTGGACATTCGTCCCGGCAACATCATCGAATATGAAGGCGGGATCTGGCGCGCGGTCAAGATCCAGCACACGCAGCCGGGCAAGGGCGGCGCCTACATGCAGGTCGAAATGAAGAACCTCATCGACGGCCGCAAGAACAACGTCCGCTTCCGCTCGGCCGAGACGGTCGAGCGCGTGCGTCTCGACACCACCGACTTCCAGTTCCTGTTCCGCGACGGCGACCAGCTCACGTTCATGGACAAGGACACGTACGAGCAGATCACGCTTCCGGCCGACCTCCTCGGCGACGCCGCCGCCTTCCTCCAGGACGGCATGGACGTCGTCATGGAGCTTTACGACGAGAAGCCGATCTCGGTGCAGCTCCCCGACACGATCGAAGCGACGATCGTCGAAGCCGACGCGGTGGTGAAGGGGCAGACCGCTTCCTCTTCCTACAAGCCCGCGGTCCTCGACAACGGCGTCCGCGTCATGGTCCCGCCGCACATTTCGAGCGGCACCCGCATCGTCGTCGACGTCTACGAGCAGACCTACGTCCGCCGCGCCGACTGA
- a CDS encoding inositol monophosphatase family protein translates to MVSHSGLITVMQRAARKAAPRLRRDFGEVEQLQVSRKGPADFVSLADKNAEQTVMEELRHARPDWGFYMEEGGTIEGDPSKPRWIIDPIDGTSNFLHGIPHFAISIAVEEPRPGGGRGEITQGLVYQPLTDESFWAEKGRGSWLNERRLRVSSRRDLADCLIATGVPYFGHGDLGRFNAILNAIAPEVAGIRRFGSAALDLAWVAAGRYDGFWENDLQYWDVAAGMLLVREAGGFVTDYRGGDKPVERSEILAANDQIHNKLHKLVAKAVRA, encoded by the coding sequence ATGGTTTCCCATTCCGGCCTCATCACCGTCATGCAACGCGCCGCCCGCAAGGCCGCGCCGCGCCTGCGCCGCGACTTCGGCGAGGTCGAGCAACTGCAGGTCAGCCGCAAGGGCCCGGCCGACTTCGTCTCGCTGGCCGACAAGAATGCCGAGCAGACCGTGATGGAGGAACTGCGCCACGCCCGGCCGGACTGGGGCTTCTACATGGAAGAGGGCGGTACGATCGAGGGCGATCCCTCGAAGCCGCGCTGGATCATCGATCCGATCGACGGTACCTCCAACTTCCTCCACGGCATCCCCCATTTCGCGATCTCGATCGCGGTCGAGGAGCCGCGCCCCGGCGGCGGCCGCGGCGAGATCACCCAGGGCCTGGTCTACCAGCCGCTGACCGACGAGAGCTTCTGGGCGGAAAAGGGCAGGGGTTCCTGGCTCAACGAGCGCCGCCTGCGCGTCTCCTCGCGCCGCGACCTCGCCGATTGCCTGATCGCGACTGGCGTTCCCTATTTCGGCCATGGCGATCTCGGCCGTTTCAATGCGATCCTCAACGCGATCGCGCCCGAAGTCGCCGGCATCCGCCGCTTCGGCTCGGCCGCGCTCGATCTCGCCTGGGTCGCCGCCGGCCGCTATGACGGCTTTTGGGAAAACGACCTGCAATATTGGGACGTCGCGGCGGGCATGCTGCTGGTGCGCGAGGCCGGCGGCTTCGTCACCGACTATCGGGGCGGCGACAAGCCGGTCGAGCGCAGCGAAATCCTGGCCGCCAACGACCAGATCCACAACAAGCTGCACAAATTGGTCGCCAAGGCGGTTCGCGCCTGA
- the ndhC gene encoding NADH-quinone oxidoreductase subunit A: MASVAAEYLPILLFLAVALALSGAFVVLPMIVSRLTGAQNPYPDKLAEYECGFPAFEDPRSQFDVRFYLVAILFIIFDLEAAFLFPWAVSLGAIGVAGWVAMMIFLAELTLGFIYAWKKGALEWE; encoded by the coding sequence ATGGCGTCCGTCGCCGCCGAATATCTGCCCATTCTGCTGTTCCTCGCCGTGGCGTTGGCGCTGTCCGGCGCGTTCGTGGTTCTGCCGATGATCGTCTCGCGCCTGACCGGTGCGCAGAACCCCTATCCCGACAAGCTCGCCGAGTATGAATGCGGCTTCCCGGCGTTTGAGGATCCGCGGTCGCAGTTCGACGTGCGCTTCTATCTCGTCGCCATCCTGTTCATCATCTTTGATCTCGAAGCGGCGTTCCTGTTCCCATGGGCGGTCTCGCTCGGCGCGATCGGCGTGGCCGGCTGGGTCGCGATGATGATCTTCCTCGCCGAGCTCACCCTCGGCTTCATTTATGCCTGGAAGAAAGGGGCGCTCGAATGGGAGTGA
- a CDS encoding NADH-quinone oxidoreductase subunit B family protein — MGVILDPRSENPHPADLQQPDPRYFNELQAEVADKGFLVTSTEDLFTWARTGSLWWMTFGLACCAVEMIHVNMPRYDLERFGAAPRASPRQSDVMIVAGTLCNKMAPALRRVYDQMSEPRYVISMGSCANGGGYYHYSYSVVRGCDRIVPVDIYVPGCPPTAEALLYGIMQLQRKIRREGTIER; from the coding sequence ATGGGAGTGATCCTCGATCCGCGGAGCGAAAATCCGCATCCGGCCGACCTGCAGCAGCCGGATCCGCGCTATTTCAACGAGCTCCAGGCCGAAGTGGCCGACAAGGGCTTCCTCGTCACCTCGACCGAGGACTTGTTCACCTGGGCCCGCACCGGCTCTTTGTGGTGGATGACGTTCGGCCTCGCCTGCTGCGCGGTCGAGATGATCCACGTCAACATGCCGCGCTACGATCTGGAGCGGTTCGGGGCGGCCCCGCGCGCAAGCCCGCGCCAGTCGGACGTGATGATCGTCGCCGGCACCCTCTGCAACAAGATGGCTCCGGCTCTGCGCCGCGTTTACGACCAGATGTCGGAACCGCGCTACGTCATCTCGATGGGCAGCTGCGCCAATGGCGGCGGCTATTACCATTACAGCTATTCGGTGGTGCGCGGCTGCGACCGGATCGTGCCGGTCGACATCTACGTCCCGGGCTGTCCGCCGACCGCCGAGGCTCTCCTCTACGGTATCATGCAGCTGCAGCGTAAAATTCGCCGCGAAGGCACGATCGAGCGTTGA
- a CDS encoding NADH-quinone oxidoreductase subunit D, translating to MTDSAIQERIEREGISPSEAEIANYTINFGPQHPAAHGVLRLILELDGEIVERVDPHVGLLHRGTEKLCEYKTYLQALPYFDRLDYVSPMSMEHSYVLAIEKLLDLEVPLRAQYLRVFFAEMTRISNHLLNIGSHVMDVGAMTPNLWLFELREDLMNFSERASGARMHAAYFRPGGVHQDVPLKLLTDIADWLDNRLPVLFEDALSLVIDNRIFKQRNVDIAVVSKADALAWGFSGPMIRAAGIPWDIRKSQPYDVYERMEFDIPVGTKGDCYDRMMVRCEEVRQSARIMKQCLAQMPEGPVLTLDRKVAPPRRAEMKQSMEALIHHFKLYTEGFHVPEGEVYVATESPKGEFGVYLVSDGSNKPYRVKIRPTAFSHLQAMDFMTRGHMLADATAILGAMDIVFGECDR from the coding sequence ATGACCGATTCCGCCATTCAGGAGCGCATCGAGCGCGAGGGCATCAGCCCGAGCGAAGCCGAGATCGCCAACTACACGATCAACTTCGGCCCGCAGCATCCGGCGGCGCACGGCGTGTTGCGCCTGATCCTCGAACTCGACGGCGAGATCGTCGAGCGCGTCGATCCGCACGTGGGCCTGCTCCATCGCGGCACTGAGAAGCTCTGCGAATACAAGACCTACTTGCAGGCTTTGCCCTATTTCGACCGGCTCGATTACGTTTCGCCGATGAGCATGGAGCACAGCTACGTGCTCGCCATCGAGAAGCTGCTCGACCTCGAAGTGCCGCTCCGCGCGCAATATCTGCGCGTCTTCTTCGCCGAGATGACCCGCATCTCGAACCATCTGCTCAACATCGGCAGCCACGTCATGGACGTCGGCGCGATGACGCCGAACCTGTGGCTGTTCGAGCTGCGCGAAGACCTCATGAACTTTTCGGAGCGCGCGTCCGGCGCCCGCATGCACGCGGCCTATTTCCGGCCCGGCGGCGTCCATCAGGACGTGCCGCTGAAGCTCCTCACCGACATTGCCGACTGGCTCGACAATCGCCTGCCGGTCCTGTTCGAGGACGCGCTCAGCCTCGTCATCGACAACCGCATCTTCAAGCAGCGCAACGTCGACATCGCCGTGGTGTCGAAGGCGGACGCTCTGGCCTGGGGCTTCTCCGGTCCGATGATCCGCGCCGCGGGCATTCCCTGGGACATCCGCAAGTCGCAGCCCTACGACGTCTACGAGCGGATGGAGTTCGACATTCCGGTCGGCACCAAGGGCGATTGCTACGACCGCATGATGGTCCGCTGCGAGGAGGTGCGCCAATCCGCGCGCATCATGAAGCAGTGCCTCGCGCAGATGCCGGAAGGCCCGGTGCTGACGCTCGACCGCAAGGTCGCGCCGCCGCGCCGCGCCGAGATGAAGCAGTCGATGGAAGCGCTCATCCACCACTTCAAGCTCTACACCGAGGGCTTCCACGTGCCGGAAGGCGAGGTCTACGTCGCGACCGAGAGCCCGAAGGGCGAGTTCGGCGTCTACCTGGTCTCGGACGGCTCCAACAAGCCGTACCGCGTCAAGATCCGCCCGACCGCCTTCAGTCACCTGCAGGCGATGGACTTCATGACCAGGGGCCACATGCTCGCCGACGCCACCGCGATCCTCGGCGCCATGGATATCGTTTTCGGGGAGTGCGACCGCTGA
- a CDS encoding NAD(P)H-dependent oxidoreductase subunit E: protein MAGPTNVPDIEEVRARWGGFAWTADNEKQAQVIIGRYPPGRQHSALLPLLDLAQRQVGAETQTQGWLPVPVIEYVAAYLDMPYMRAYEVVTFYTMYNLAPVGRHHVQVCGTTPCMLRGSDDVLEACYKKGLKKGATTEDGLFTLTEVECLGACANAPMVQINDDNYEDLTFDSITAVLEALARGETPKAGPQIARQTSAPATGVTSLPEMVGENHDYRGQWK from the coding sequence ATGGCCGGCCCAACCAACGTTCCTGACATCGAAGAAGTCCGCGCCCGCTGGGGCGGCTTCGCCTGGACAGCCGACAACGAGAAGCAGGCCCAGGTGATCATCGGCCGCTACCCGCCGGGTCGCCAGCACAGCGCTCTGCTGCCCTTGCTCGATCTCGCCCAGCGCCAGGTCGGCGCTGAGACGCAGACGCAGGGCTGGCTGCCGGTGCCGGTGATCGAATATGTCGCCGCGTATCTCGATATGCCCTACATGCGGGCCTACGAGGTCGTGACCTTCTACACGATGTACAATCTGGCGCCAGTCGGCCGCCACCACGTCCAAGTGTGCGGCACCACGCCGTGCATGCTGCGCGGCTCCGACGACGTTCTGGAGGCCTGCTACAAGAAGGGTCTGAAGAAGGGCGCGACAACCGAAGACGGCCTGTTCACCTTGACCGAGGTCGAGTGCCTCGGCGCCTGCGCCAACGCGCCGATGGTCCAGATCAACGACGACAATTACGAAGATCTCACGTTCGACAGCATCACTGCGGTCCTCGAGGCGCTGGCGCGGGGCGAAACGCCCAAGGCCGGGCCGCAGATTGCGCGCCAGACCAGCGCGCCCGCGACCGGCGTCACCAGCCTGCCGGAGATGGTCGGCGAGAACCACGATTACCGGGGGCAGTGGAAATGA
- the nuoF gene encoding NADH-quinone oxidoreductase subunit NuoF — MTITALSDKDRIFTNVYGFQPWNLSSAQKRGDWDQTKDLMAIGQDQIIEEIKNSGLRGRGGAGFPTGMKWSFMPKESKDGRPNFLVINADESEPGSCKDREIIRHDPHKLIEGALIAGFAMRARAAYIYIRGEFIREAETLFAAVQEAYDAGLLGKNAAKSGYDFDVFVHRGAGAYICGEETALLESLEGKKGQPRLKPPFPAGAGLYGCPTTVNNVESIAVVPTILRRGAPWFKGFGREKNEGTKLFQLSGHINTPCVVEESMGISFRELIDRHGGGIRGGWDNLLAVIPGGSSVPLVPAKEIMDAPMDFDGLRALGSGLGTAAVIVMDKSTDIVRAISRISYFYKHESCGQCTPCREGTGWMWRMMERLREGNAEIGEIDELLDVTKQVEGHTICALGDAAAWPIQGLIRHFRPELERRIIEKNGQTLEAAE; from the coding sequence ATGACGATCACCGCGCTCAGCGACAAGGATCGCATCTTCACCAACGTCTACGGCTTCCAGCCGTGGAACCTGTCGTCGGCGCAAAAGCGCGGCGACTGGGACCAGACCAAGGATCTGATGGCCATCGGCCAGGACCAGATCATCGAGGAAATCAAGAATTCCGGCCTGCGCGGCCGCGGCGGCGCCGGCTTCCCGACCGGCATGAAGTGGAGCTTCATGCCCAAGGAATCGAAGGACGGGCGACCGAACTTCCTGGTCATCAATGCCGACGAGTCCGAGCCCGGTTCCTGCAAGGACCGCGAGATCATCCGCCACGATCCGCACAAGCTGATCGAGGGCGCGCTGATCGCCGGCTTCGCGATGCGCGCGCGCGCCGCCTACATCTACATCCGCGGCGAATTCATCCGCGAGGCGGAGACGTTGTTCGCGGCCGTGCAGGAGGCTTATGACGCCGGCCTTCTCGGCAAGAACGCGGCCAAGTCCGGCTATGATTTCGACGTCTTCGTCCATCGCGGCGCCGGCGCCTATATCTGCGGCGAAGAGACCGCCTTGCTCGAGAGCCTCGAGGGCAAGAAGGGCCAGCCGCGCCTGAAGCCGCCTTTCCCGGCCGGCGCCGGCCTCTACGGCTGCCCGACCACGGTCAACAACGTGGAATCGATCGCGGTCGTCCCGACCATCCTTCGCCGCGGCGCCCCTTGGTTCAAGGGCTTCGGCCGCGAGAAGAACGAGGGCACCAAGCTCTTCCAGCTCTCGGGCCACATCAACACGCCGTGCGTCGTCGAGGAATCGATGGGCATCTCGTTCCGCGAGCTGATCGACCGCCACGGCGGCGGCATCCGCGGCGGCTGGGACAATCTGCTCGCGGTCATCCCGGGCGGCTCCTCGGTCCCCCTGGTCCCCGCCAAGGAGATCATGGACGCGCCGATGGATTTCGACGGTCTGCGCGCTTTGGGCTCGGGCCTCGGCACCGCCGCCGTCATCGTCATGGACAAGTCGACCGACATCGTCCGCGCGATCAGCCGCATCTCCTATTTCTACAAGCATGAGAGCTGCGGCCAGTGCACGCCGTGCCGCGAGGGCACCGGCTGGATGTGGCGGATGATGGAGCGCCTGCGCGAGGGCAATGCCGAGATCGGCGAGATCGACGAGCTGCTCGACGTCACCAAGCAGGTCGAGGGTCACACGATCTGCGCGTTGGGCGACGCCGCCGCCTGGCCTATCCAGGGCCTGATCCGTCACTTCCGCCCCGAGCTGGAGCGCCGGATCATCGAGAAGAACGGCCAGACGCTGGAGGCCGCGGAGTAA
- the nuoG gene encoding NADH-quinone oxidoreductase subunit NuoG, whose protein sequence is MPTVKVDGIEVEVPQGATVLQACELAGKEIPRFCYHERLSIAGNCRMCLVEVKPGPPKPQASCALPAADGQEITTMSPMVKKAREGVMEFLLINHPLDCPICDQGGECDLQDQSIAYGRGHSRFAENKRAVTEKYMGPVVKTVMTRCIQCTRCIRFAEEVAGVEEIGAIGRGENMQITSYLEKTLTTELSGNVVDLCPVGALTSKPYTFEARPWELRKVPAIDVMDAVGTNIRLDARLREVMRALPRINEDVNEEWAHDKTRHAVDGLVRNRLDRPWVRRNGKLEAATWEEAFAVIATQLKGATGDQVAAIAGDLQEVESVYATKALLQAYGSSLHECRQDGARFDVSSPASYRFNATIAGIEMAGAILLVGSNPRWEAPLVNTRIRKAIKAGAKVFHIGPAVDLTYPVTHLGTDLSVLSKLPQEVADLFAAAANPAVIVGMGALTIDGAYEALRAAAATLGASFSLLHTAAARVGALDLGFVTDGGVDAIRARAGDLKALFLLGVDETDLSAFAKTFTVYIGSHGDAGVQVADVILPAAAYSEKHGTWVNLEGRVQFSERAVFPPGEAREDWTILRALSDVLGKKLPFDNLSQLHAAIGAAHPHLTTPGLSPVAPLGTPASAPKVAGEIVYPIQDFYLTNPIARSSPTLQRCSAEILHGQDFAEAAE, encoded by the coding sequence ATGCCTACGGTTAAAGTAGACGGCATCGAAGTAGAGGTCCCGCAGGGCGCCACCGTGCTCCAGGCGTGCGAACTGGCCGGCAAGGAAATCCCGCGCTTCTGCTATCATGAGCGGCTGTCGATCGCCGGCAACTGCCGCATGTGCCTGGTCGAAGTGAAGCCCGGCCCCCCCAAGCCGCAGGCGAGCTGTGCGCTGCCCGCGGCGGACGGCCAGGAAATCACCACCATGTCGCCGATGGTCAAGAAGGCGCGCGAAGGGGTGATGGAGTTCCTGCTCATCAACCACCCGCTCGACTGTCCGATCTGCGACCAGGGCGGCGAATGCGACCTGCAGGACCAGTCGATCGCTTATGGCCGCGGCCATTCGCGTTTCGCCGAGAACAAGCGCGCGGTCACCGAGAAATATATGGGTCCGGTCGTGAAGACCGTGATGACCCGCTGCATCCAGTGCACGCGCTGCATCCGCTTCGCCGAGGAAGTTGCCGGCGTCGAGGAGATCGGCGCGATCGGCCGCGGCGAGAACATGCAGATCACGTCCTACCTCGAAAAGACGCTCACCACCGAGCTTTCGGGCAACGTCGTCGATCTCTGCCCGGTCGGCGCGCTGACCTCGAAGCCCTATACATTCGAGGCGCGCCCCTGGGAGCTGCGCAAGGTCCCGGCGATCGACGTCATGGACGCGGTCGGCACCAACATCCGCCTCGACGCGCGTCTGCGCGAGGTGATGCGCGCGCTTCCGCGGATCAACGAGGACGTCAACGAGGAATGGGCGCACGACAAGACGCGCCACGCGGTCGACGGCCTCGTCCGCAACCGCCTCGACCGCCCCTGGGTGCGCCGCAACGGCAAGCTCGAGGCCGCGACCTGGGAAGAGGCGTTCGCCGTAATCGCCACGCAGCTCAAGGGCGCCACCGGTGACCAGGTCGCCGCGATCGCCGGCGACCTGCAGGAAGTGGAATCCGTCTACGCCACGAAGGCGCTGCTCCAGGCCTACGGTTCGTCGCTGCACGAATGCCGCCAGGACGGCGCCCGGTTCGACGTCTCGAGCCCCGCTTCCTATCGCTTCAACGCGACCATCGCCGGCATCGAGATGGCGGGCGCGATCCTGCTGGTCGGCTCCAACCCGCGCTGGGAAGCGCCGTTGGTCAACACCCGCATCCGCAAGGCAATCAAGGCCGGCGCCAAGGTGTTCCACATCGGCCCTGCGGTCGATCTCACCTACCCGGTCACGCATCTCGGCACCGATCTCTCGGTCCTATCGAAGCTGCCGCAGGAAGTCGCCGACCTGTTCGCCGCTGCCGCCAACCCGGCGGTGATCGTCGGCATGGGCGCGCTGACGATCGACGGTGCCTATGAGGCCTTGCGCGCCGCGGCCGCGACGCTCGGCGCCAGCTTCAGCCTGCTCCACACCGCCGCCGCCCGCGTGGGCGCGCTCGATCTCGGCTTCGTCACCGACGGCGGCGTGGACGCGATCCGCGCGCGGGCAGGAGATCTGAAGGCCCTGTTCCTGCTCGGCGTCGACGAGACCGATTTGTCGGCCTTCGCCAAGACCTTCACCGTCTATATCGGCTCGCACGGCGATGCCGGCGTGCAAGTGGCGGACGTGATCCTGCCGGCCGCCGCTTATTCGGAAAAGCACGGCACCTGGGTCAACCTCGAAGGCCGCGTGCAATTCTCCGAGCGCGCCGTCTTCCCGCCGGGCGAGGCCCGCGAGGATTGGACGATCCTGCGCGCTTTGTCCGACGTGCTCGGCAAGAAGCTCCCGTTCGACAACCTGTCGCAGCTCCACGCCGCGATCGGCGCCGCCCACCCGCATCTCACCACGCCGGGCCTCAGCCCGGTCGCGCCGCTCGGCACGCCGGCTAGCGCGCCGAAGGTGGCGGGTGAGATCGTCTATCCGATCCAGGACTTCTATCTGACCAACCCGATCGCGCGCTCGTCGCCGACGCTGCAGCGTTGTTCGGCCGAAATCCTCCACGGCCAGGACTTCGCGGAGGCCGCAGAATGA
- the nuoH gene encoding NADH-quinone oxidoreductase subunit NuoH, with amino-acid sequence MTEWFQGTLGYGFGWFVATLILILMIALPLMLAVAMIIYADRKIWASMALRRGPNVVGPFGLLQSFADGLKVFLKETIIPSAANRGLFILAPIITFTVALIAWAVIPFGPDMVLADINVGLLYILAVSSLGVYGVIIAGWASNSKYPFYSALRAAAQMVSYEVSIGFILISVILFAGTFNLQGIIAAQQSHALFFNGFGFNPLLFPMAVIFLISAMAETARAPFDLTEAESELVAGYQTEYSSMSFALFWLGEYGNVLLMCGLNAVLFWGGWLPPIDWAPLYVVPGIVWFFAKIFVFFFIFSWVKATVPRFRYDQLMRLGWKIFLPISLLWVFLVSGYLVLTKEPCPAGVRSVVTSSDNFHPSCRVPTLNNGRTS; translated from the coding sequence ATGACTGAATGGTTCCAGGGTACGCTCGGCTACGGCTTCGGCTGGTTTGTCGCGACCCTCATCCTGATCCTCATGATCGCGCTGCCGCTGATGCTGGCGGTGGCGATGATCATCTATGCCGACCGCAAGATCTGGGCGTCGATGGCGCTGCGCCGCGGCCCCAACGTGGTCGGCCCGTTCGGCCTGCTGCAGAGCTTTGCCGACGGCCTCAAGGTCTTCTTGAAGGAGACCATCATCCCGTCGGCGGCCAATCGCGGCCTCTTCATCCTCGCGCCGATCATCACCTTCACGGTGGCGCTGATCGCCTGGGCGGTGATCCCGTTCGGGCCGGACATGGTGCTCGCCGACATCAATGTCGGCCTGCTCTACATCCTCGCCGTCTCGTCGCTCGGCGTCTACGGCGTGATCATCGCCGGCTGGGCGTCCAACTCGAAATATCCGTTCTACTCGGCGCTCCGCGCGGCCGCGCAGATGGTGAGCTACGAGGTCTCGATCGGCTTCATCCTGATCTCGGTGATCCTGTTCGCCGGCACCTTCAACCTGCAGGGCATCATCGCCGCGCAGCAGAGCCACGCTCTGTTCTTCAACGGCTTTGGCTTCAATCCTTTGCTGTTCCCGATGGCGGTGATCTTCCTGATCTCGGCCATGGCCGAGACGGCGCGCGCGCCGTTCGACCTCACCGAGGCGGAGAGCGAGCTCGTCGCCGGCTACCAGACCGAATACAGCTCGATGAGCTTCGCGCTCTTCTGGCTCGGCGAATATGGCAACGTCCTGCTGATGTGCGGCCTCAACGCCGTGCTTTTCTGGGGCGGATGGCTGCCGCCGATCGATTGGGCACCGCTCTACGTGGTGCCGGGCATCGTCTGGTTCTTCGCCAAGATCTTCGTCTTCTTCTTCATCTTCAGCTGGGTGAAGGCGACGGTCCCGCGGTTCCGCTACGACCAGCTGATGCGTCTCGGCTGGAAGATCTTCCTGCCCATCTCTTTGCTCTGGGTGTTCCTGGTGTCGGGCTATCTCGTCCTCACCAAGGAACCGTGCCCCGCAGGCGTTCGCTCGGTCGTCACCAGCTCCGACAATTTCCACCCGTCGTGCAGGGTGCCGACGCTCAACAATGGTCGCACATCATGA